The stretch of DNA TACCGCTTTTATATCACCGAGAATCTTAGCCAGTTCCCCATAAGTTTTTGTCATGCCATAAGGAATTTTCAGTAAAGCTTCCCAAACTTTGATCTGAAAATCAGTCCCTTTAAAGTCAAGCGGAATATCAAAAATCCTCCTCTTGTTCTCAAAATATTCTTTTAATTCTGCTTCAGCCTGTAAAAGTACGGGATGCAAATCTTCTCTTACAGGGGCGGAAAGCTTGGTTCTTTTATAGTCCTCCCCTTCCCAGAGTACTGCCACAAGACCTTGATCCGAAGCAATTACCCTGATCAGTCCGACAGGAGACGGAACATCTTTATACATTAATTTTTTATCATCCATAATTTAAGTTTTGATTATTGTTTCGCTTACTGATTTTGTGCCGGGGAGCAATTGTAGCATAAGCCCTACAATTACAACACAAATCAACAGGCAAATGACTCCAAAATGATAAGCCGTCTGCCAGCCATCTTTTGAAAAGTAAAAAAATACACCTCCGATTATACTTACTCCCAATGCAGATGCCGTCTGCTGAAAAGTTGAATAGATTCCCGCAGCCGCACCAGCATATTGAGACGGTACATTTTTGAGAGCGATATTTAGTAATGAAGGGAGAACAAGTCCGTTTCCGAATCCCCAGACACCCATTAATCCAATAATCAGCCAGGTATTGATTCCTGGTTTCCAGAGTGTCATTTGAAGATAAAATGCAATAAATAGAATAACAACTCCTACTTGTAATATTCTTTTTCCGAATATAACGATCAGTCTGGACGCCATTAAAGAAGATAATATAAATAAAATTCCCGGGATAATAAAGTACAATCCGCTATCCAGAGCTGAAACACCCAATCCATTTTGTAAATAAACCGCACTGAGTAAGAGATATGCCGTATGCAGCATAAAATGGAACAATACGGCAACCAATCCGATATTGAAATCTTTTATTTTAAATAATCTGACATCAATTAAAGGATTCCCGTTTTTGGAAAGTTTAATTTTTTGATTGTAAATAAAAAAGATAAAGAGAATAACAGATAGGATCAGCAAAACAAAGCTCCACAATGGCCAACCCGACTCACGTCCCTGTATCAGAGGATAAATAAGTGAGAATAATGCCAAAGTTAGAATTACTATTCCTGTATAGTCAAATTTTGTAGTCTCATGTTTGGGTGTTTCAGTGAGATATTTATGCGTTGCCCAAAGTGTTATAACCCCAATTGGAAGATTGATAAAAAACACCAATCGCCAACCATCTATCAACCAATGAGTGTCTGATAAATACCCTCCTAACATTTGTCCGATGGCCGCAGCAGTTCCAAGTGTAATCCCATACAAGCCAAAGGCTTTTGCACGTTCTTTGGTATCGGTAAAAAGCACTTGTATGAAAGCAATGGTTTGTGGAACCATAAATGACGCGCTAAGTCCCTGAAAAATCCTTGTCACATTCAGTTGAAAAGCTGATTGAGAGAGGCCGCATAAACATGAGGCAACGGTAAACGCAAACATTCCCCAAAAGAAAACTTTTTTCCTTCCGAAATGATCTCCTGCCCTACCTCCTGTTATAAGAAAAGCTGCATAACCAAGCAAGTATCCTGCAATCACGAACTGCATTTCGCCATCGGTCGCATGAACTCCTTTTTTAATGGTAGGTATGGCAACATTGATGATGAATACGTCAATTACAGAAAGCAAAGGCGCAGCCAATACAATGATCAGCTCCAGCCACTTATTTTTTACATCTTTCATTTTAGATCAGTTTCTCAATGATTTTTTTTGCAAACTGGATTTCGTCAGTTTTTTTAAATACGGAAGCCGTAACGATAGAACCTTCAAGCATAACATAAATCGTTTCAGCCAACTCTTCATCTGTCAAGACTTTCTTGTGACCTGAATTTTCAACAAGTGTCTTAATAAATTCTTTACTATGAACCTTTGTTGACTGTATTTCAGCCAAAACTCTAGGATCACTTGTTCCTGCTTCATCATTTACTTTAATGAACGGGCAGCCCCCAAACTGCCGGACTTTCTGCCGTTCCATATGATAATCAAAAAGCGCCAGTAGTTTACCTTTAGGATCTGTGATTTTATTTACATAAGCTTCTAATCTGCTAAACCACAGCTCATGCGTACGTCGAACATAGGCAATTAACAAATCTGTTTTTGTTTCAAAATGCTTATATAAAGACGCCTTGGCAATATCAGCTTCTTCAATGATCTGATTAATGCCGGTGTTATTGTAACCCTGTTTATAAAATAAGTGGTCAGCAGTATCCAATATCCTGTCGATGACGACTTGTCCTCTCTGTTTCATTTGACAAAGATAAAACATAAATAGACAGAATTGTCTATTTATGTTTTGTGTTTTTTTCTATAACCTAGATATACGACATCAAAAATCTGTTCAATAGGTGTTCTCATACTGAGCATTTTTAATTTTAAATATATCTTTGTAAAAACATTAAATAATGAAATTGCTGTTGTCGTTTCTACTCATACTACTGATTAGTTCTTGTATAGGAAATTCTGATTATGATCCTAATCCTTCTCCTAAATCAGTTATAAAATCAACTCAATATTATGTATATAAATCTATTACGAAAAAAAATGGGGTAATAACCTTTACCAATATGCATGATGGTACATGTACGGCAAAATCATATTATCAAATTAATCAATATGAAGATTTTAATGAGGTAACTTTTGTATCCTACTCAACATGTAATAATTTTCAAACATTAAAAGGGACTTATAGCAGTCCCAACGCAAGCATCATCCTTAATGGAATTATTTATACAGCCTTCATTAATAAAAATGAATTAACTGTTTCGAAAATCGATACTGTTATGGAAGATACTTACGAGGAGATTACGATTGCAAGAAGCAAATAAGAGTTCATTACCAAGGAAGACAGCTCTCTTTTTTTAATACTAAACACCAATTTCAGCAATCTTTAAAGTTTAAAAAACACTGAAATTACACACCAAACTCACTGTTTAATGAATAAAAAAGTCCATATTAATTAAATTTAATCTCCTAAAAGTAAAACTAAGCTTCTAAAAACAAACACATTAAATCAATTCATGATATACGTCATATCCCTGATAGAGCCTATTACAACACTTTTTTAAGGTGAATATGTATCTTTGGAGTGAATTAATAACATTATGAAGAAACTTATTCTACCAATTACAGTATTGGTTTTATCAACTATGAGTGTTGTATCTTGTCGTGAAGAATCGATTGAAGAAACTCAAGCCATCTCAAAAGAATCATTAACATCAAAAGGAATTAATCCTGTTGTTGCTGTACCTTCCAAAAACTTAAATTATGATGAAGTATTTGTTGGGGGTAAAAATATGTCAGCTGCTCAGAAAGCAAACGCTACGGTTACTTTAAACAGCGATCAAATGGTAGTAACAACACCTAGCAAAACATTTATTGGTGGGCTTTACAACTCTACCACATTGGATAATCTATCTTATGTTCCTATTACGTATCCTACTAAACCCATTACTGTATCATACTCATTTCCTTCAGATTTCGTAGTGGATGTTATTCAAAAGCCTTCATTATCCAGTATGAGGGCATCTGTGATTAAAGCCATGAAAAATGCTAACTTTAGTGGTCAGCAATCCTTGTCATTTGATTATAATATTAAACAGTTTTCTTATTATAACGAACTTAAAATCGCTTTTGGAGCCAATGTGAATATTGGTAGTATTTTCAGTATTGATATCAGTGGAAGCAACAATAAAGTAAAAAAAACCACTGGGATATTTGCTAAGTTTACACAAAAGAACTTTACCATCGATATGGATATCCCTGATAATGGGAACATTTTCAAGAACGAATCCGATTTAGCTCTTGCTGCTTCCAAAAATCCTGTTTATATCAACTCTGTTACCTATGGAAGGCTTGGAATCATCTCCCTGGAATCTAATTACTCCTATGATGAGACTGCTTTTGCGTTGAAAGCAGCATTAAATGCTAAAATGGTTAACGGTTCATTAAGCATTGATATCCAAAGTAAAAAAATATTGGCAGAATCTGAATTAAATGTTTACGTCGTTGGAGGAAAGGGAGCTGATGCTGTACAGGTTGTAAAAGGTTATGACAAATTTATTGAATTCATTGTAAACGGTGGTCAATTCACTGTTGAAGAACCTGGAGTTCCAATCTATTTCTCAGCATCTCACGCAGGAGACAATTCTGTATATTATACTACGTTCACTGTCGAAAAATAACCATGAAAAAACTATTATATGTAATGGCAGCCATCTCTTTGGTTGCTTTAGAGAGTTGTGCCAGTGATCAAATTAAACTAGGTGATCAGGAGCAGTTTGCCCGCTCCCCACAGCAAGTCATTAATATCACATCGTTTGGAACCTCCCCTGCCATACTTTCTAAAAATAAACGCAATATCTTTGCTAAAGGTACTACTGATGAGGACGAATTCACAGAAACGAAACAGTTTGAATCATCAGAATCTGTCGTTTTACCTCATTTACAAATGTATATTTTCCCGGGATCTCTGTTGAAGGGAAATTCTATACAAAATATGGACTTCAAACCGATCAGTGCATCTGTGAAACCGGTTACCGTATCTTTATCCATTCCTGCACTGAATAAAAAAACGGCGTTTACGATGGATAATCCATCCTTATCTGCAACAAGACAGTTTGTTCAAAATTATATTCAATCTGCAGATTTTACACAAAACGGAACACTAAGTTACAGTATTGAGCAATTTACGTCTTATGACGAGCTTAAAGTAGCTTTTGGGTCTAATGTAAATACAAGATCTTTGTTTGGAAAAAATTCAACATCTACGAATATTGAAGAAGGAATGATTTCTAAAAGGACCGGATTCTATGTGAAATTTTACCAGACTTCCTTTACCTTAGATATGGATCTTCCGAATGGTTCATTAATTAATGATTCCAACATTGATACAGGTGGTGTTGAGCCTGTATATGTAAGCTCCATTGCTTATGGAAGAATGGGAGTATTATCTATTGAAACCAACGAGCAGACTGAGACCGCAAGAAAAACCATCAACGAAAGCTTTAATAAACTCTTTGTAAAAGGGGAAAGCTATCTGACTCAGGAAGAAAAATCATTTTTAGACGGAGCAGATTTTAATCTTTATTTAATTGGAGGTAACGGAGTTACTGCAGCACAATCATTTAAAGGATTTGAGGCCTTTGTTAATCATGTTGCCAAAGGAACCTTCTCAAAAAGCCAGCCGGGAGTCCCTATTTTTTGTACTTATTCTTATTTAAATGATAATTCACCAGTTAAAACAACATTTAAATTTGACATCAAAAAACCGCCGGTATATGTAAAAATGGTTCAGGAAAATATGGTAACCAGCAGCCGTAACAAGAATATCGACCTGAAACTTTATTTCTATTCAAGCCGAAGCCAGACCAATATGATTGCACCTCCAAGTATTAATTTCACTATTAATAAAGTTCTTACTACAGGAGTAAAAACCCCTCCGATTACAAGTAACGCCGGCTGGAACTATACTGAAGTAACCGAACCTATAGTTCTCCAAAATGCAGGAATGAATACCAGTATGAGTCTCCCAAACATGCCGTTACACCGGGAGCAGGGACAATGTGTTCCAAGGGGAAGATTCGGATGTGAATATTTTGCAAGCCGTACAGAATCCTATAAATATACACTCACACCGAGCAGTAACCATACGTACATCGTTATTGATTAATTCTATTCATCATGAAAACAGTCATTCATTTAGTCATCCTGATATTCGCTTTCGCGTCATGCAGCAATACCGATAATATCGACGAGCCCCAACCGGCAGTTAAAAACGTTTATCAGTTCACTTATAGCAAAAGTAATTATTCTGTAAAGGATATTACCTTATACAAAGGTTCCACAGGAGAGAAAAGCCACCCCAATGAAACGTATTTAAAAAATTATTGGGATATCCAATTAATCCCATGGGAGAAAATAAGTGTTGATGTGAAAAAGAATCTCATTTATCTGAATACAGGAACATCGGCTGAAAAAAGCTATTCTATAGAGAGAAAAAAAGATTCTTTATTTATTCCTGACAATAATGAATTGACATATATTGGTTTATTTAATCAAAATAATAATTCTTTACAGATAAGAAGATCATTTAGAGTGTCGACCAAAATGCCTCGTGAAAATTCAGGTCTTATCCATAGCAA from Chryseobacterium piperi encodes:
- a CDS encoding methylated-DNA--[protein]-cysteine S-methyltransferase; translation: MDDKKLMYKDVPSPVGLIRVIASDQGLVAVLWEGEDYKRTKLSAPVREDLHPVLLQAEAELKEYFENKRRIFDIPLDFKGTDFQIKVWEALLKIPYGMTKTYGELAKILGDIKAVRAVGGALNKNPISIIVPCHRVVGASGKLVGFAGGLENKSILLDLEKGFRMPSLF
- a CDS encoding MFS transporter — translated: MKDVKNKWLELIIVLAAPLLSVIDVFIINVAIPTIKKGVHATDGEMQFVIAGYLLGYAAFLITGGRAGDHFGRKKVFFWGMFAFTVASCLCGLSQSAFQLNVTRIFQGLSASFMVPQTIAFIQVLFTDTKERAKAFGLYGITLGTAAAIGQMLGGYLSDTHWLIDGWRLVFFINLPIGVITLWATHKYLTETPKHETTKFDYTGIVILTLALFSLIYPLIQGRESGWPLWSFVLLILSVILFIFFIYNQKIKLSKNGNPLIDVRLFKIKDFNIGLVAVLFHFMLHTAYLLLSAVYLQNGLGVSALDSGLYFIIPGILFILSSLMASRLIVIFGKRILQVGVVILFIAFYLQMTLWKPGINTWLIIGLMGVWGFGNGLVLPSLLNIALKNVPSQYAGAAAGIYSTFQQTASALGVSIIGGVFFYFSKDGWQTAYHFGVICLLICVVIVGLMLQLLPGTKSVSETIIKT
- a CDS encoding TetR/AcrR family transcriptional regulator, giving the protein MKQRGQVVIDRILDTADHLFYKQGYNNTGINQIIEEADIAKASLYKHFETKTDLLIAYVRRTHELWFSRLEAYVNKITDPKGKLLALFDYHMERQKVRQFGGCPFIKVNDEAGTSDPRVLAEIQSTKVHSKEFIKTLVENSGHKKVLTDEELAETIYVMLEGSIVTASVFKKTDEIQFAKKIIEKLI
- a CDS encoding thiol-activated cytolysin family protein, translated to MKKLILPITVLVLSTMSVVSCREESIEETQAISKESLTSKGINPVVAVPSKNLNYDEVFVGGKNMSAAQKANATVTLNSDQMVVTTPSKTFIGGLYNSTTLDNLSYVPITYPTKPITVSYSFPSDFVVDVIQKPSLSSMRASVIKAMKNANFSGQQSLSFDYNIKQFSYYNELKIAFGANVNIGSIFSIDISGSNNKVKKTTGIFAKFTQKNFTIDMDIPDNGNIFKNESDLALAASKNPVYINSVTYGRLGIISLESNYSYDETAFALKAALNAKMVNGSLSIDIQSKKILAESELNVYVVGGKGADAVQVVKGYDKFIEFIVNGGQFTVEEPGVPIYFSASHAGDNSVYYTTFTVEK
- a CDS encoding thiol-activated cytolysin family protein yields the protein MKKLLYVMAAISLVALESCASDQIKLGDQEQFARSPQQVINITSFGTSPAILSKNKRNIFAKGTTDEDEFTETKQFESSESVVLPHLQMYIFPGSLLKGNSIQNMDFKPISASVKPVTVSLSIPALNKKTAFTMDNPSLSATRQFVQNYIQSADFTQNGTLSYSIEQFTSYDELKVAFGSNVNTRSLFGKNSTSTNIEEGMISKRTGFYVKFYQTSFTLDMDLPNGSLINDSNIDTGGVEPVYVSSIAYGRMGVLSIETNEQTETARKTINESFNKLFVKGESYLTQEEKSFLDGADFNLYLIGGNGVTAAQSFKGFEAFVNHVAKGTFSKSQPGVPIFCTYSYLNDNSPVKTTFKFDIKKPPVYVKMVQENMVTSSRNKNIDLKLYFYSSRSQTNMIAPPSINFTINKVLTTGVKTPPITSNAGWNYTEVTEPIVLQNAGMNTSMSLPNMPLHREQGQCVPRGRFGCEYFASRTESYKYTLTPSSNHTYIVID